A single genomic interval of Coccidioides posadasii str. Silveira chromosome 1, complete sequence harbors:
- the MDR5_1 gene encoding multidrug-resistance transporter mdr5 (EggNog:ENOG410PJIT~COG:Q~TransMembrane:12 (i74-102o128-152i201-219o225-246i310-329o341-360i720-744o764-792i843-861o867-884i950-972o984-1005i)), translating into MSSVEPAHPASVDVKRISDHGEKQMTEVAPTTVDAKDDAVIDVEKTGEEKDKDETSGGFGAYLKLWKWCAPVDVVLRICGFFAAIASGTALPLMTIVFGAFVDEFNDYGRGVSTPEQLRKAIAKNALYLVYLFIGKLATVYIHTTCFTITAVRGVRRLRLEYIKAILRQDMAYFDTYTPGSVATRISNNANLIQNGLSEKVGTAVQGFAMLIAAFVVAFTRSWRLTLPVATSIPTAVTLVGITVVLDTKIEAKVLDIYSKAGGLVEETLSSIRVVVAFGAGGKLRKKYDEHLDSAKKFGVKKGPILGVQYSSEFFIMYCAYSLAFWYGVKLVTKGQIGSGGEILTVIFAVALGTSALTMISPTIGDFTKAGAAANDVLDMIARTPGIDSMSTEGLKPEEVKGEIQLSGVSFFYPARPTIQVLNKVTLNIPARKATALVGASGSGKSTIVGLLERWYDPAEGSVQLDGQDIKDLNVRWLRSQIGLVQQEPILFNDTIYNNIVHGLHGTEMDGYDEERKRELVREACIEANADEFIQTFPKGYDTVVGERGSLLSGGQRQRVAIARSIISNPQILLLDEATSALDPRAEAVVQAALDRVSRTRTTVLIAHKLSTVKKADNIVVLNKGQVVEQGTHDELLEAHGAYWNLVNAQSLSTVADESSSETENDSQDVQPGELEKVATTKSVRSNLPTEEVPEEVDVSRKMSLFRCLAKIFYEQRRHWVYFLFGGVASVCGGGAFPAQAVLFSKIVTIFQLPEDELADRVSFWALMFFVLALGVLFSYGSVGFFLTVAAFRVSRFYRSEYFGAMLSQDIAFFDNPDNSSGSLTARLSTDPQALQDLISSNIGLILIVIVNLVSCTILALVTQWKLALVALFGCLPALFMAGFTRMRMEMKSQDKNAKLYLESARFASEAVGAIRTVSSLTLESKVYDSYAERLKGPVSRSYKHTMISMIFFGLSESIDLAAMALAFWYGGRLLTFNEYDAETFFVVFVAVIFGGQAAGFLFGFTLNTTKAHSAANHILHLRQQVAPINGSKGEPLPGGEKDVAIEFKNVSFHYPSRPDHPVLRKINFKIYRGQNVGLVGASGCGKTTIIALLERFYDISSGEILINGKSISAIDVNEYRESASLVSQETTLYQGSIRENVTLGIHSTTVSDDDIVKACKDANIHDFIQSLPEGYNTESGSRGLTFSGGQRQRLAVARALLRNPDFLFLDEATSALDTESERVVQAALETAKKGRTTIAVAHRLSTVQDCDAIFVLDAGRIVERGTHQELLRQKGRYYEMCQAQSLDRDA; encoded by the exons ATGAGCTCCGTCGAGCCAGCACATCCAGCATCTGTGGATGTGAAGAGAATTTCAGACCATGGAGAGAAGCAGATGACCGAAGTCGCCCCAACGACCGTCGATGCAAAGGACGATGCGGTAATCGACGTGGAAAAGACCGGAGAGGAGAAGGACAAAGACGAAACCTCGGGCGGCTTCGGTGCTTACTTG AAACTCTGGAAATGGTGTGCTCCAGTCGATGTTGTTCTTCGGATCTGTGGGTTTTTCGCCGCGATCGCGTCGGGAACC GCTCTTCCCTTAATGACCATTGTTTTTGGCGCATTCGTCGATGAATTCAATGATTACGGGAGAGGGGTTTCAACCCCCGAGCAACTCAGGAAAGCAATCGCAAAAAATGC CTTGTATCTTGTCTATCTTTTCATTGGAAAGCTTGCC ACGGTGTACATCCACACCACTTGCTTCACAATCACCGCCGTTCGTGGTGTGCGCCGTCTCCGCTTGGAGTATATCAAAGCGATCCTCAGGCAGGATATGGCGTACTTCGACACGTACACCCCAGGGTCCGTCGCCACTCGCATATCCAACAATGCGAATCTCATTCAGAATGGTCTATCGGAAAAAGTGGGAACCGCAGTTCAAGGTTTCGCCATGCTCATCGCCGCGTTCGTCGTAGCGTTCACCAGAAGCTGGAGACTTACGTTACCCGTTGCTACCTCCATTCCTACTGCCGTTACCCTCGTTGGAATCACGGTTGTGCTAGACACGAAAATAGAAGCAAAAGTCTTGGATATTTATTCAAAGGCAGGTGGCCTCGTCGAAGAGACTCTGAGCAGTATCCGGGTCGTCGTCGCCTTTGGTGCTGGAGGTAAACTGCGGAAGAAATATGACGAGCATCTAGACTCAGCGAAGAAGTTTGGGGTGAAAAAGGGCCCCATATTGGGTGTCCAATACAGCTCTGAATTCTTCATCATGTACTGCGCCTATTCACTTGCCTTTTGGTATGGTGTTAAACTCGTCACGAAGGGGCAGATCGGATCGGGCGGAGAAATTCTCAC CGTTATCTTTGCCGTCGCCCTTGGCACCTCCGCTCTCACTATGATTTCTCCTACCATAGGCGATTTCACGAAAGCCGGAGCAGCCGCCAATGATGTTCTCGATATGATCGCCAGAACCCCTGGTATCGATTCCATGAGCACTGAAGGGTTAAAACCGGAAGAAGTCAAGGGGGAAATTCAACTGTCAGGAGTGTCTTTTTTTTATCCTGCAAGACCCACCATTCAAGTCTTGAACAAGGTCACCCTCAATATCCCTGCCCGGAAAGCCACAGCACTGGTCGGGGCTAGCGGTAGTGGGAAAAGCACGATCGTCGGGCTCTTGGAACGTTGGTATGATCCTGCTGAGGGCTCAGTTCAGCTTGATGGACAGGATATAAAGGATTTGAACGTGAGATGGTTGAGGAGCCAGATTGGGTTGGTCCAGCAG GAACCGATTCTTTTCAACGACACCATCTATAACAATATCGTGCACGGTCTTCATGGGACAGAAATGGACGGTTATGATGAAGAGAGGAAAAGGGAACTGGTCCGGGAAGCGTGCATTGAGGCAAATGCAGACGAATTTATCCAGACCTTTCCCAAGGGCTACGACACCGTGGTTGGTGAGCGGGGGAGCCTTTTGAGTGGAGGTCAGAGGCAAAGAGTTGCCATTGCTCGCAGTATCATCTCCAATCCTCAAATCCTTCTCCTTGACGAAGCCACCTCTGCGCTGGATCCCCGAGCCGAAGCCGTCGTTCAGGCCGCGCTGGATAGAGTCTCACGGACGCGTACCACCGTGTTGATAGCACATAAGCTCTCAACCGTTAAAAAAGCAGACAACATTGTCGTTCTGAATAAAGGTCAGGTTGTCGAGCAAGGGACTCATGATGAGCTTCTGGAAGCACATGGCGCATATTGGAACCTCGTCAATGCTCAAAGCCTTTCCACAGTGGCCGACGAAAGTTCCTCGGAGACTGAAAACGACTCGCAAGATGTACAACCAGGCGAGCTAGAAAAGGTCGCGACGACAAAATCGGTTCGCAGCAATCTCCCCACCGAGGAAGTACCAGAAGAAGTCGATGTCTCTCGTAAAATGTCCCTTTTCCGATGCTTGGCCAAAATCTTCTACGAGCAGCGCCGTCACTGGGTCTATTTTCTGTTCGGCGGAGTTGCGTCTGTCTGCGGAGGCGGTGCTTTCCCGGCACAAGCTGTTCTCTTTTCAAAAATCGTGACAATTTTCCAGCTGCCAGAGGACGAGCTCGCTGACCGGGTGAGCTTTTGGGCTCTGATGTTTTTCGTCCTTGCGCTGGGGGTGTTGTTTTCGTACGGCTCCGTTGGTTTTTTCTTGACTGTTGCTGCCTTCCGCGTATCGCGGTTCTATCGCAGTGAATACTTTGGTGCCATGTTATCGCAGGATATCGCTTTCTTCGATAATCCGGATAATTCATCCGGAAGCCTGACTGCAAGATTGTCGACGGACCCGCAGGCTCTGCAGGACTTGATTTCCTCAAATATCGGattgatcttgattgtcATCGTGAATCTCGTCTCTTGCACAATTCTTGCCCTCGTCACTCAATGGAAATTGGCCCTTGTTGCTCTCTTCGGATGTCTCCCGGCGCTTTTTATGGCTGGGTTTACCCGTATGCGTATGGAAATGAAGAGTCAGGATAAGAACGCAAAACTGTATCTCGAGAGTGCGCGGTTTGCGTCCGAAGCGGTTGGGGCCATCCGCACCGTTTCATCCTTGACGCTAGAATCGAAGGTCTATGACAGCTATGCGGAGCGTTTGAAGGGCCCTGTTTCGAGATCCTACAAGCATACTATGATTAGTATGATATTTTTCGGTCTTTCCGAAAGTATTGACTTGGCAGCGATGGCGCTCGCTTTTTGGTATGGCGGGCGGCTCCTGACATTCAACGAATACGATGCCGAGACGTTCTTCGTCGTGTTTGTAGCCGTGATTTTTGGTGGGCAAGCAGCGGGTTTTCTGTTTGGGTTCACTTTGA ATACGACGAAGGCGCACTCAGCTGCAAATCATATTTTGCACCTCCGACAACAAGTTGCTCCGATTAACGGCTCGAAGGGAGAACCTCTCCCGGGCGGCGAGAAGGACGTTGCAATTGAATTTAAAAACGTCTCATTCCATTACCCAAGCCGACCAGATCATCCGGTACTCCGAAAGATCAATTTCAAGATCTATCGTGGGCAAAACGTCGGTCTCGTGGGCGCTTCGGGATGCGGTAAAACCACCATCATCGCGTTGCTGGAACGATTCTACGATATCTCCTCCGGTGAAATTCTCATAAACGGAAAATCGATTTCTGCAATCGACGTCAACGAATATCGAGAGAGCGCGAGCTTGGTCTCTCAGGAGACGACGCTCTACCAGGGTTCTATCCGAGAAAACGTCACACTTGGAATCCACTCGACAACAGTCTCAGACGACGACATTGTCAAGGCCTGTAAGGATGCGAACATTCATGACTTCATCCAATCTCTGCCTGAAGGCTATAACACGGAATCAGGCTCGCGTGGTCTCACTTTCAGCGGAGGTCAAAGACAGCGCCTTGCTGTTGCACGGGCGCTTCTGCGAAATCCTGACTTCTTGTTCTTGGACGAGGCTACCAGTGCGTTGGACACTGAGAGCGAACGGGTCGTCCAAGCTGCATTGGAGACtgcaaaaaaaggaaggacGACTATTGCCGTTGCTCATCGTCTTAGCACTGTACAAGACTGTGACGCGATATTTGTGCTGGACGCCGGTAGAATTGTGGAACGAGGCACTCATCAAGAACTCTTGCGGCAAAAGGGGCGGTATTACGAGATGTGTCAAGCTCAGAGTCTTGACAGGGATGCATGA
- the MDR5_1 gene encoding multidrug-resistance transporter mdr5, variant 2 (EggNog:ENOG410PJIT~COG:Q~TransMembrane:11 (o35-59i108-126o132-153i217-236o248-267i627-651o671-699i750-768o774-791i857-879o891-912i)), with protein sequence MTIVFGAFVDEFNDYGRGVSTPEQLRKAIAKNALYLVYLFIGKLATVYIHTTCFTITAVRGVRRLRLEYIKAILRQDMAYFDTYTPGSVATRISNNANLIQNGLSEKVGTAVQGFAMLIAAFVVAFTRSWRLTLPVATSIPTAVTLVGITVVLDTKIEAKVLDIYSKAGGLVEETLSSIRVVVAFGAGGKLRKKYDEHLDSAKKFGVKKGPILGVQYSSEFFIMYCAYSLAFWYGVKLVTKGQIGSGGEILTVIFAVALGTSALTMISPTIGDFTKAGAAANDVLDMIARTPGIDSMSTEGLKPEEVKGEIQLSGVSFFYPARPTIQVLNKVTLNIPARKATALVGASGSGKSTIVGLLERWYDPAEGSVQLDGQDIKDLNVRWLRSQIGLVQQEPILFNDTIYNNIVHGLHGTEMDGYDEERKRELVREACIEANADEFIQTFPKGYDTVVGERGSLLSGGQRQRVAIARSIISNPQILLLDEATSALDPRAEAVVQAALDRVSRTRTTVLIAHKLSTVKKADNIVVLNKGQVVEQGTHDELLEAHGAYWNLVNAQSLSTVADESSSETENDSQDVQPGELEKVATTKSVRSNLPTEEVPEEVDVSRKMSLFRCLAKIFYEQRRHWVYFLFGGVASVCGGGAFPAQAVLFSKIVTIFQLPEDELADRVSFWALMFFVLALGVLFSYGSVGFFLTVAAFRVSRFYRSEYFGAMLSQDIAFFDNPDNSSGSLTARLSTDPQALQDLISSNIGLILIVIVNLVSCTILALVTQWKLALVALFGCLPALFMAGFTRMRMEMKSQDKNAKLYLESARFASEAVGAIRTVSSLTLESKVYDSYAERLKGPVSRSYKHTMISMIFFGLSESIDLAAMALAFWYGGRLLTFNEYDAETFFVVFVAVIFGGQAAGFLFGFTLNTTKAHSAANHILHLRQQVAPINGSKGEPLPGGEKDVAIEFKNVSFHYPSRPDHPVLRKINFKIYRGQNVGLVGASGCGKTTIIALLERFYDISSGEILINGKSISAIDVNEYRESASLVSQETTLYQGSIRENVTLGIHSTTVSDDDIVKACKDANIHDFIQSLPEGYNTESGSRGLTFSGGQRQRLAVARALLRNPDFLFLDEATSALDTESERVVQAALETAKKGRTTIAVAHRLSTVQDCDAIFVLDAGRIVERGTHQELLRQKGRYYEMCQAQSLDRDA encoded by the exons ATGACCATTGTTTTTGGCGCATTCGTCGATGAATTCAATGATTACGGGAGAGGGGTTTCAACCCCCGAGCAACTCAGGAAAGCAATCGCAAAAAATGC CTTGTATCTTGTCTATCTTTTCATTGGAAAGCTTGCC ACGGTGTACATCCACACCACTTGCTTCACAATCACCGCCGTTCGTGGTGTGCGCCGTCTCCGCTTGGAGTATATCAAAGCGATCCTCAGGCAGGATATGGCGTACTTCGACACGTACACCCCAGGGTCCGTCGCCACTCGCATATCCAACAATGCGAATCTCATTCAGAATGGTCTATCGGAAAAAGTGGGAACCGCAGTTCAAGGTTTCGCCATGCTCATCGCCGCGTTCGTCGTAGCGTTCACCAGAAGCTGGAGACTTACGTTACCCGTTGCTACCTCCATTCCTACTGCCGTTACCCTCGTTGGAATCACGGTTGTGCTAGACACGAAAATAGAAGCAAAAGTCTTGGATATTTATTCAAAGGCAGGTGGCCTCGTCGAAGAGACTCTGAGCAGTATCCGGGTCGTCGTCGCCTTTGGTGCTGGAGGTAAACTGCGGAAGAAATATGACGAGCATCTAGACTCAGCGAAGAAGTTTGGGGTGAAAAAGGGCCCCATATTGGGTGTCCAATACAGCTCTGAATTCTTCATCATGTACTGCGCCTATTCACTTGCCTTTTGGTATGGTGTTAAACTCGTCACGAAGGGGCAGATCGGATCGGGCGGAGAAATTCTCAC CGTTATCTTTGCCGTCGCCCTTGGCACCTCCGCTCTCACTATGATTTCTCCTACCATAGGCGATTTCACGAAAGCCGGAGCAGCCGCCAATGATGTTCTCGATATGATCGCCAGAACCCCTGGTATCGATTCCATGAGCACTGAAGGGTTAAAACCGGAAGAAGTCAAGGGGGAAATTCAACTGTCAGGAGTGTCTTTTTTTTATCCTGCAAGACCCACCATTCAAGTCTTGAACAAGGTCACCCTCAATATCCCTGCCCGGAAAGCCACAGCACTGGTCGGGGCTAGCGGTAGTGGGAAAAGCACGATCGTCGGGCTCTTGGAACGTTGGTATGATCCTGCTGAGGGCTCAGTTCAGCTTGATGGACAGGATATAAAGGATTTGAACGTGAGATGGTTGAGGAGCCAGATTGGGTTGGTCCAGCAG GAACCGATTCTTTTCAACGACACCATCTATAACAATATCGTGCACGGTCTTCATGGGACAGAAATGGACGGTTATGATGAAGAGAGGAAAAGGGAACTGGTCCGGGAAGCGTGCATTGAGGCAAATGCAGACGAATTTATCCAGACCTTTCCCAAGGGCTACGACACCGTGGTTGGTGAGCGGGGGAGCCTTTTGAGTGGAGGTCAGAGGCAAAGAGTTGCCATTGCTCGCAGTATCATCTCCAATCCTCAAATCCTTCTCCTTGACGAAGCCACCTCTGCGCTGGATCCCCGAGCCGAAGCCGTCGTTCAGGCCGCGCTGGATAGAGTCTCACGGACGCGTACCACCGTGTTGATAGCACATAAGCTCTCAACCGTTAAAAAAGCAGACAACATTGTCGTTCTGAATAAAGGTCAGGTTGTCGAGCAAGGGACTCATGATGAGCTTCTGGAAGCACATGGCGCATATTGGAACCTCGTCAATGCTCAAAGCCTTTCCACAGTGGCCGACGAAAGTTCCTCGGAGACTGAAAACGACTCGCAAGATGTACAACCAGGCGAGCTAGAAAAGGTCGCGACGACAAAATCGGTTCGCAGCAATCTCCCCACCGAGGAAGTACCAGAAGAAGTCGATGTCTCTCGTAAAATGTCCCTTTTCCGATGCTTGGCCAAAATCTTCTACGAGCAGCGCCGTCACTGGGTCTATTTTCTGTTCGGCGGAGTTGCGTCTGTCTGCGGAGGCGGTGCTTTCCCGGCACAAGCTGTTCTCTTTTCAAAAATCGTGACAATTTTCCAGCTGCCAGAGGACGAGCTCGCTGACCGGGTGAGCTTTTGGGCTCTGATGTTTTTCGTCCTTGCGCTGGGGGTGTTGTTTTCGTACGGCTCCGTTGGTTTTTTCTTGACTGTTGCTGCCTTCCGCGTATCGCGGTTCTATCGCAGTGAATACTTTGGTGCCATGTTATCGCAGGATATCGCTTTCTTCGATAATCCGGATAATTCATCCGGAAGCCTGACTGCAAGATTGTCGACGGACCCGCAGGCTCTGCAGGACTTGATTTCCTCAAATATCGGattgatcttgattgtcATCGTGAATCTCGTCTCTTGCACAATTCTTGCCCTCGTCACTCAATGGAAATTGGCCCTTGTTGCTCTCTTCGGATGTCTCCCGGCGCTTTTTATGGCTGGGTTTACCCGTATGCGTATGGAAATGAAGAGTCAGGATAAGAACGCAAAACTGTATCTCGAGAGTGCGCGGTTTGCGTCCGAAGCGGTTGGGGCCATCCGCACCGTTTCATCCTTGACGCTAGAATCGAAGGTCTATGACAGCTATGCGGAGCGTTTGAAGGGCCCTGTTTCGAGATCCTACAAGCATACTATGATTAGTATGATATTTTTCGGTCTTTCCGAAAGTATTGACTTGGCAGCGATGGCGCTCGCTTTTTGGTATGGCGGGCGGCTCCTGACATTCAACGAATACGATGCCGAGACGTTCTTCGTCGTGTTTGTAGCCGTGATTTTTGGTGGGCAAGCAGCGGGTTTTCTGTTTGGGTTCACTTTGA ATACGACGAAGGCGCACTCAGCTGCAAATCATATTTTGCACCTCCGACAACAAGTTGCTCCGATTAACGGCTCGAAGGGAGAACCTCTCCCGGGCGGCGAGAAGGACGTTGCAATTGAATTTAAAAACGTCTCATTCCATTACCCAAGCCGACCAGATCATCCGGTACTCCGAAAGATCAATTTCAAGATCTATCGTGGGCAAAACGTCGGTCTCGTGGGCGCTTCGGGATGCGGTAAAACCACCATCATCGCGTTGCTGGAACGATTCTACGATATCTCCTCCGGTGAAATTCTCATAAACGGAAAATCGATTTCTGCAATCGACGTCAACGAATATCGAGAGAGCGCGAGCTTGGTCTCTCAGGAGACGACGCTCTACCAGGGTTCTATCCGAGAAAACGTCACACTTGGAATCCACTCGACAACAGTCTCAGACGACGACATTGTCAAGGCCTGTAAGGATGCGAACATTCATGACTTCATCCAATCTCTGCCTGAAGGCTATAACACGGAATCAGGCTCGCGTGGTCTCACTTTCAGCGGAGGTCAAAGACAGCGCCTTGCTGTTGCACGGGCGCTTCTGCGAAATCCTGACTTCTTGTTCTTGGACGAGGCTACCAGTGCGTTGGACACTGAGAGCGAACGGGTCGTCCAAGCTGCATTGGAGACtgcaaaaaaaggaaggacGACTATTGCCGTTGCTCATCGTCTTAGCACTGTACAAGACTGTGACGCGATATTTGTGCTGGACGCCGGTAGAATTGTGGAACGAGGCACTCATCAAGAACTCTTGCGGCAAAAGGGGCGGTATTACGAGATGTGTCAAGCTCAGAGTCTTGACAGGGATGCATGA